agccgccatcgcactgtaactgcatgtgcccgacgaggtgtcaagacagatgaggcgcccgcccgaggaggcggggtagaggcctagagtcgctcaaGCAGAGGAGCAACAACCCCAAGACAGAacagtcctttatggcacagtggtcccatggaccccatggcgcctACTCTAGCCGGTctcgcagagaaccatcgacatgatggcgcaaagatatggtccaccctccacagcagcaagacccaccgcaccaagagaggaatcttacaaatgATCATAaacttcaagaagttggtgcccgtacttatgatgtgtcgacgacgcatatcggtttttggattctcgcAGACAGCAGAAATGTAATTACAGCTTGatcgatagaagattgatagagtgtatgcaaagacgtcatggggcccatgcctaggcaatggatgaatgactacgtgttaccctgatggagggtttgacatgggcctgGCTTGTGGaacttttatcaatcggtttgtgcgtaaagtttcagagatcaaagtgggcctttgaggccttaagacagaatggcagtgtCCAGAGATGAATATGCTATGCACtttcgaattgagcagatatgcccctacaaagcagatctacagagactatgaaggtgaaaagattcctaaaggggcttgacagaggtatgcgaaccggccatgatgtcggatcgcctttgatgtggtggttgatcgagctgcatgattgagattagctatgctgcggatgacagttgaagagcaaagaaaaacagagcagggggttcctcaggtgtcccttccatgggtactccggacagtggtggcccgggtaattacagaggaaagggtaggagcaagagaagtggttttagacaccaCGCAGGATTCGCACTGGTACGGATCCAAAGCAGCGGGTAACAGCCAGTACAAGAGTTCCGGTCcggttcagatcctccttggcaccgtgtgcacactgtggaagaggacattcagaccttgtttgatgggatcagagtatgcttcaggtgtggccaaccgggtcactttgctagagaatgccccgttttcagtgagccacagatggggtcacagggttctattgcgaatgttcctcgacagttgtatccgggtgcttccaacatggcaggcagtcagttcagtggccaacagggccgaggacaagggggacgtggatttggaggcaaatcaggaggtagaagtcagtatcagggttctcgCCACtcagtaggggtcaagctcggttttcaccccgacccaccagatgctcaagcttcaaatgcgccAGGCGTGTATTCTTCCGTCtgcttatgaggctcgtgttttgatagatccggtgctacgcactcatttgtctccccgtgtttgccatgaggttgggtagaaaccctaataCCTTAGAATGcactttgtcggtagctaccccaatTAGTGACTACATAGTTGTAtttatggtttttccgggtagcacaGTGGttgtggatggaaagatcctcccagcagacttggttcctctaccaagaATGGATTTCATGTAACTCGGGATGGatcgttggcaactcattatgccaccttagaccgcAGGAACaaaggtatacttccacataccgtgtggaagagtttagctttgatggtgacagagcgtggctccatataatttggtgtcgcaATTAGTGCcgtaaaaatgttgaggcgtggatgccaagggtatttggcattggtgagagatacatccgtAGAAGGTGTCaagatggaaaatgttcctgttgtcgagaattcatggatgtcttcccgaaGAGCTTCTGGTTGCCACcgtaaaggggaatagagttcgcattgatgttattccgggtataaaccccatatcgatgccaccttacaggatggcaccagcagaattgaaagagctgaaggagaaactacaggagcttttggacaagggtttcatacgtccgagcacttcaccctggggtgctctgctctatttgtgagaaagaaggatgggtcattgaggttgtgtatcgactacgcataccgaacaaggtgatcgtgaagaacaagtatccacttcctgatcgatgatttgtttgatcacccaaggagctagattctttccaAGATAGACTCGCGGTCaagctaccatcaattgagaatcagtgaatgaggacgtgtccaaaacggcttcgtgacaagatatggtcattatgagttcttggtgatgtcttttggactcactaatgcaccaaagaaatttcatggacttgatgaacagggtgttcaagtcatttttggaccgttttgtcatcgtattcatagatgacattctggtatactctcagaccgaggaagaacacgtgtggcacttgaggatggtgttgcagactttgagggagcaccagctatacgccaaattttcaaatgtgaattttggctagaaagcatctcattcttgggacacgtggtttcaagtgacggtattcaagtggatcccaagaaaattgaagtcagaatcgattggcttaggcctacaaataccaccgaggtgcgaagttttctggtttAGTGGCTACTACAGCgctttgtgcaagatttctccagatagcgccccctaactaagttgaccagaagaatgttccattcatttggacagatgatcgtgaggtgagtttccgtaagctcaaggagtgtctaaccaccgctcgTGTTGACACTAcccgtgagtggtgaaggatacgccGTGTAATCGTGAcgcccagagttggcctagggtgtgttttgatgcagaatggaaaggtagtggcttatgcttcaaggcaccaagaggcatgagcagtaactaccccacccatgatttggaaatggctactgtaatctttgcactaaagatctgagaCACTATctcgtatggtgaagtgtgcgagatatacaccgaccacaagagcttgaagtacatcttccaacagagggatttaaacttgagacagaggagatggatggagcttcgaaagactatgattgcaccatccagcacTCACCccgaaaggccaatgttgtggcagatgccttgagcgtaaaatcttccgcgctttggcgcacatttcagtagagaagagaccattgattcaggaggtacatgagttgatggatcaaagtttaatcctagatctttcagatgaggggtattattggctcacttttcagtgaggccagacttgagggacagagttagagtttcccaaagacagaccaacaattgatgaagatcatagaaagagtacaaagaaggtgaaggtggtgagtttggatttgccaatgatggcgccctagtgcaaggttctaggatatgtgtgcccgatgtggacaacctcagaatgaaatcatgcaagaggcacactatacatctGACAAGAttcacctgtgttccaccaagatgtaccatgatgtgaaagatagctaccgtggaatggcatgaagagagacatagcagactttgtgtccaagtgcttaactTGTCATAAGGTGAAGTTTGAATAACAGAGACCGTCagtgaagctgcaagagctccctatcccagaatggaagtgggaaatgattactatggattttgtgactggattGCCTCGTAcaacgcgaggatatgattcgttatgggtaattgtagaccgcttgaccaaatttgctcacttcttactcagaagactacatactcgggcacaagatgcccggctctacattcgagaaatagtcgattgcatggagttccggcccaTAATATCCGACAGAGGGCCCCGCTCACTTCtgctttggagaaagttgcaggaggcacttggcacacgctgAACTTCAAGATGCCTTCCACCCTCGTACAGACGGACAAATTGAAAGGACgatccaaacatcgaagacatgcttcgcatgagtgtcttggattttgaggTCATGGGATGAGCACTAGctcgtggagtttgcctacaacaacagcttatcactccaaagatagggttggcaccctatgaggcattatatggaagaaagtgtaggtctctccgtgttggacagaaatggggaagcgaaagtgcatgatgtagacctagtgcaagacacttgcaggtagttcctttaatcgtggaACGATCGAGGACACttttcaagaggcgtaagagttatgcaccctgacggagggatgtggagtttgcaaaggcgactatgtattctcaaggtttctccaatgaagggagtcatgagatttggaaagaagggcaagttggcacctcggtatatctgaCCTTTGAGGTTACCGATAGAGTCGAGCAGCTTGCTCACcgctggagctaccacccaacctttctcacgctcatcccgtgtttcacatctccatgctcagaaatacattcccgatccttctcatgtatcgcaatggatgtgatagagctaaaagagaacttgacatttgaggagcaaacagagccatagtggactaccaagtgagacaaatgagatccaaacagatccctatggttaaggttttgtggaggagtcactgctggaagagtgcactggagtcgagcGGATATGCGAGtaagtacccttacttgttcaatgcataatcatgtgttttattctcgcttgtgtaaaaattcgaggacgaattttctgtaagggggaagaatgtaacaccccaaattttattatttatgagtatttttgatattttaattttatttaaattttatgaattttttgagatttttctgattttaaaaatcgttttcgattttccgaaatataaactttgatgatttttaaaaattaatttaaagaccacgtggcaaaactaaaaatatatttggagtctacgtatttttctcgagttttactaattttttcgaatttttggacctcgcttATTCCGAGGcgcagtaaaaattcaaaattttgtatttcgaatcgaaccgccgaatcgaaccggatcggatcgaCCAGTCGAATCGAAccgctccctttcctttttcttctcccgccgccctctcttttctctttctttctctcctcCTCCTCTCGCGCGCTGCCGCTTCCGCTCCGCCAAAtccgccgatccggccaccgattgaccgggtcttgtgtctaaaatcatctactcggcgagagctttccatagacaccaagaacgccaaatccatcgagcggtttgtccgatttttgctcgggaagattttagcccatttcgacttttgggctagatttctaaaaccgtgaatcccacgaggaaaccgaggccaccaaagacgctccattcgccgagagcttcgcaaacgacataaatttcgaatttttccgacaccgctttttctgggtcccacggaacttcgcagttgtaatttcgagcattaaatgagcttagaaaattctgaaaaatttatgtgctaaccccgtgttatgggcttcgtaggtatcctcgattcggaaATTCGACAATTGACCGGTTccgcaaatttcgccgcatgcactgcggaccgaaaaagtctccgaattgagccgaggttttggctagccccattgtcgacgccccgagcgctccctcaagtcggaatcgcaaaggtaaacccaacctagtttttacgtaattttctagtgcttaaataggattaaaaatccataaaatattcgtggtagcttagaaaattacgattcttttgcaatagcttagtaatattgctaaggaccgcggcaaagttttataatttttagagcttgtttgggcgcttttgcaaaaatgatcaataataaggactaaattgaaattttgagtattgtgatggatgattgatttgatggtcCCAGTAGGgggtgtgtgatatgattgaacagttgatgtatggattgtgagtatagaagtgcttttttatccctttgcaaagttgggtaggtcctaggtatagggagactcacggattttcgcacgacttaggacgtaattggtctttttctttatttgtattgagtcgattgtattaaataaatgtaatatgattgtcgtgagccgacagcctttcttcctccgcccaccgccacaagaatttgtcgtcaagtccgtgagtaaaatattaattttaattataatttcgatattattatatgttcaagatgcccatgcatcacttatatgcatatatttatgtagttaaactctaggcacgatttatgttgcattcataatcatgatgtaccatggatgttgttgtagtaatttggagcaaGCAGCGTATGGCGCATGCgtggtgatgtggtgtggactatggataggacgggtagtcacggcttgagtaattcgggacccgttccttcgagggtagtcacggcttgagtaattcaccgggacctcgatttggttattaagtggaagtccgagcttgagtaattggccgcactgtgttggatttaagagagtcagatagggatcactcccatatgttatgattgatactacaggtgtgtgagtgctccaaattaccttttgatgttatgatgtgaaaatgttgtgtatgttgcatttcactctacaaagttgcattagtttgagatagttatatagattatagttaagattgatattttactatctgagtcgaacgctcactcctgatcaaaaatttttacagtccACAGGAGGATAtattgttctgggttaacctgcatTTTTACCtctcaggttgtttatcaatcttgtgtaattttaattactccaagACTTTCAGCATGTGTGAGCAGTAAATATTTGAAAAAGGTCagaaatattatattcatgttggacctgtaaacttaatattttaagtctgtttgatggattggaggagggagctgagctcccatttattattatgttgatgagtatgtggagggtgagctgagctccccaattgactatatattgtgtttacaggtcgggtgagtcgaaaactccccgttggtaagtccattttatggccggactctgtccgtttgttttcttgatattgggcccaaatgggccttagagttgggttaatgaacagttaggcttactacgggcctcgggggctttaggctggcccaggtcctagtgccggtccggcccataggttgggtcgtgacattatcAATTCCCTCTCTTCCTGTTTAGGTAATTTAAAGGGAAAATAAAAGTGTACGAAAAAAGCAAATTTTTTTTAACCTTTTCGCGGATGATTCATAGTGTTTGTTTGATTAACTTTGTTTCCATGTTCCAACCCTCCATACTAAAATATTTCAAAATGTGGGATTAATGCATTAAACTTCATGATACAATAATTAATTTAACCTTTAACATTTACTCTTTAtctgttacttttttttttaggaaattattttatttataattattgttattttgaaaaaattaaaaaaatattaattatttatttttaattttatctttattaaatttaatagctatttatataattttttaaattctatCTTAATACTTTTCTCTCTCTTAATTAGGTGAGATAAATgagtaatttaatcaaattaatttagataatttaattattttcttaatcattgtgtaaaaaattttattattaacttaataaaattaaactatttaataaacacaagaattattttttttaataattaagtttGATTTTATTAAAGAGCatactaaaattatataaaattcctGAATCCTATGCGAaaagtaaatttttataattatctaaaaaaaaaattcaataagtgcaaattaatttgaaaatatctctaattataacaaaaaaaaaaaagctccatTAATTATTGGATTACGCACGCATAAAAACAACAAGAAATAGAGACAACAACTTTttttatattaatgtttaatcAAATACTCTGGCATATAATGTATAATCATATAATTATGtttaaattttcttcataaagctacattgaagttataatgtTGGCACTCTGATCATTTGAAGTATGCGTTTGCTCATTTTATTAAACGTAGTCACATTCTTCAATTAATGTACTAGGCACACTAACCTCTACGCATTTTCTTCCTTGCGATTTCTTTGACGAGAGCAGGCGGTTTAACGGTCACATATCTCTCATCTTGGCCACCATCTTCACCAGAAATCTCCTCCAAAGACCGCCCTTTGGTCTCAGGAAGCAAGAACGTGCAACAAAACCCTAGCATGTTCGTGAAGGCCAAAACCATCAAAGCATGCTTTATCTTCGGCACCCTTTCATCCAAAGTATACGATTGAACCACAAATGCTCCAATCATGGCTCCAGCCTTACCTGCCGCCGCGCTCAATGCGTGACACGTGGACCTCACCCTAGTCGGAAATAATTCAGCTGGAAAAACGAATGTTGTGCTATTTGGGCCAAAGTTTGCAAAGAAGAACGTTAGTCCATACAGAAGTGCAAAGAGCCACTTGTGATCTTTGAGATACTCATATTTGATGCCCATAACTAACATGAACACCGACATCATGAAGAACCCAAGAAGCTGGATAGTGAATCGGCCGAGATTTTCAATGAAAACCACGGTGAACCAGTAACCGGGGAAAGTGCCAAACAATGCAACGATGAACATGGCGCGCGAGTTTTCAAAGACTTCCTCTATAGCATTAACTTCGTTAGCCTGTTTTACTAATCCCATTGCTGGGTATATATCCTTCTGGGTTAGGTTTTGGCTGTAGAAGGCTATGTCCAGCAGGAACCAAGTGCTCATGGTACCAATCAAATGTACCCCATGACGCTTGTAAAACTCATTAGATAGTAATGGGTATTCATTAGCAGCCTTAAACTGCAATACCTTGTCCTGTTCTTCTTCGATTTCGATTTCAAGAACTCGTCCCATGTCCATGGCTGCTTGTTTTGCATTCCCTTGGACAAGAGCTGTGTACCGGCCAGTTTCAGGCATCTTCATTCGCCAGTGATACGTTAAAGCCGCAGGAAATGCACCCACCATTAGCACGATTCGCCAAAGAAAATCTGCCTGGGGCGGCGTAGAGAGGATTGGCTCTTCATCGAATGACTTGGCTGGAAATCTACCGAGAAAGATCTTAGAAAGAATCATTGAAACCAGTCCGGCAAAAATAATCCCTACACCTTGCATAGCAAAAACAGCTGCTATAAAAGCCCCACGGGTTTTCTTATTTGCATACTCGCACATGATGGTAGCAGAGAGAGGATAATCCCCACCAATGCCAAATCCTAGCCAAAATCTGAAGAAACAAAGACAGCCGATCACAGATTTCGCAGTGGATCCAAAGGATATACCCGAAAAAATAGCACAAGTGACCATGAGAATTAGAGTGATCCCATAAACTTTTTTGCGACCGAGCTTGTCTCCAAGCCAACCAAAGACTAGTTGGCCACTTAGGGTTCCAACTAGGGCTACACCAACCACCATGTTGTTGACGATGGTTGGGAGCTGCCCTGTTTTCCCCGTGGTTGGGTCGAAGTAGTAAAGGCGGCCTAGGAGTTTGGAGACGGTGGAGATGCAGAAGAGATCGTATGCATCGGTGAAAAAGCCCATTCCGGCAATAACAATGGCGGTGATATGGTACCACTGGGTACGGGCTGTATCTAGTGCATTGATCACTGCGAGATTATCATTTGATGAGGCCATTTTGCAACTACCCTCTTGGCTGCAGGCTTCGATTTCGTAGTCTTATAATGGGCATTGGAAACAAATGATAAATCAAAACTTAATATATATGCAACGTTGATCACTAGGCTGTGAGGGAAGAACAAGAAAATCAGGAATAGAATATACTGGACAGTGGATATTACAGGTCAAGGAAGAAGAGGCATATGCCTCTTATGGCCTATGGAAACATAAACGAATTTCTAGTTTAATATAATGTTGCTTGCTTTTGTAGGATTAATCGCCTAGCTTAGCCAATTCCTAATTAAGCTTAATTACATGGTTCACGTACGCCTTCAAACTTATGAACAAGTTAATTAATGGTTAATTTTGAGTATTAACATGTCATgataaatttaattgattttgttcaaaAGTTTATAATTCATGTACTCAACAATTTTTTCTCCTGCTCTTTTTTTAAAGAAATGAGAGAAGATGAATTCCTATAATTTGCATAAAAATCACGAGccagttattaataaaaaataagaaattattatCTATACTTAAGTGTGTATATATTTAACTtatcaataattattattttaattaaaattatagtgaatcttaattaaaaatacatggagatcattttttttttttattgatgagGTGTTTatattaagaaataaaaaaaaaagtaattttcgataaaaaaaaaaggaaagtaaAATGTAGAAACTGAAAACGGGGAAGTGAAAAATTTACCGTCGGTGACAGGCCGACAGATGTCTTTCTTCCTCGAAAAGCTCACTGCAGCTCAAACGAAACTTTCCGCGCACAAAATTCATTGGCTTTCACACATGAATTGGGATATGGAGATTGAAGAAATAGAAGCTGTTCTCGAGAAAATCTGGGACCTTCACGACAAATTGAGCGAcgccattcactcaatttcccgCACCCACTTCCTCAACTCCGTCAGAAAACTAAGGAAGTCGGATAAGAAGAAACCCTGCAACGACGTCGTTGAAGAGAATCGGTCTGGGTTTGTCTTCGTCAAGGACTTTCGTGTCTATGATAATGACTCCGCGATTCAAGAAGCTAAGAGTCTCAATGCTATCAGGACTGCTCTAGAGAACCTCGAGGATCAGTTGGAGTTCTTCCATGTAAGTCCAATTTCTTAaggttttctttttttatttagttatttgtgATGTGTGTATGTATGTTGTTGGATTCTGTTTGGACCTTGATAAAATTTACGAGACGAAGGAAAACAGGAAGATATTATCTCTTATCGATTACAGATAATGTGGCATGGTTGGTGAAAGTGAATTTGTTAATATTCATTTAAAGATCGACTTGAAACTTTAAGTGATTCTACAAATTGTTCAGGTGGAAATCGCTGAAACCCTTTTGTATTCAGTGAAAAACAAACATTTAGGAAATGAATTGGACGCTGCACATATAATTATGGAGCCCAGGTAAGAAATCCCTGGTCTGCTCTCAGcttttgcccagaaaactggCTTAAGTTCTTGACTTTTTATAGGTCAAATTGGAGACTAAATTGTGGCAGTTTATAGGGAGAATATTCAATCTTATGGGATTGAATTTAGGTGTTGGTTCTAGAAAGAATGGGTTACTTATGGAAACGAAACATGTGTGCAGGGCCAAGTTGTTATCAAGGCTTTTAGAAGCTGACTTCAGTTCATTAAAGGAATCATTGTATGATTTCTAAAGTAACATACTTAAAACAAATTCTGTCATTAATGTTTATTAGAATGGATTAGATTTTGCTGATTAAATATTATTATGATTTTTTCTAACATTAGAAGTTGCATCAGTTGATTGATTGGAAGAAATTTGGTCATGTTGGAAAGAACATTTGCATTTAGTTGCAGTGGTTACGCACTATATTTGGTTAAATGAAGTTCTTGTCCTTCAAGTCGGTCATGATTAATTTTCAAACTTAGGTGTATATGGTTGTAGGGCTTTCTTGAGTTGTTCTAGGTGCCTGTATCGATGAACAATTATATAGTAGTTTCTGCTTTTGATGCTGCAGTTTATGTATATGAATCTCTTTGGTTAATAGGAGATATTCACGTCATTTGTTCTGTTTTGCAGACTGTACAAATACAACAGCGGGCTGAGAGAGATGCTGCAATTGCTCGGTTAGAACAAAGCAGGATTGTTTTTGCAATGAGATTAACTGGGCACCATGGTAAGAAGTACAAAGTCATTGAAGAAGCTCTAG
Above is a genomic segment from Hevea brasiliensis isolate MT/VB/25A 57/8 chromosome 17, ASM3005281v1, whole genome shotgun sequence containing:
- the LOC110637520 gene encoding low affinity inorganic phosphate transporter 4-like, with amino-acid sequence MASSNDNLAVINALDTARTQWYHITAIVIAGMGFFTDAYDLFCISTVSKLLGRLYYFDPTTGKTGQLPTIVNNMVVGVALVGTLSGQLVFGWLGDKLGRKKVYGITLILMVTCAIFSGISFGSTAKSVIGCLCFFRFWLGFGIGGDYPLSATIMCEYANKKTRGAFIAAVFAMQGVGIIFAGLVSMILSKIFLGRFPAKSFDEEPILSTPPQADFLWRIVLMVGAFPAALTYHWRMKMPETGRYTALVQGNAKQAAMDMGRVLEIEIEEEQDKVLQFKAANEYPLLSNEFYKRHGVHLIGTMSTWFLLDIAFYSQNLTQKDIYPAMGLVKQANEVNAIEEVFENSRAMFIVALFGTFPGYWFTVVFIENLGRFTIQLLGFFMMSVFMLVMGIKYEYLKDHKWLFALLYGLTFFFANFGPNSTTFVFPAELFPTRVRSTCHALSAAAGKAGAMIGAFVVQSYTLDERVPKIKHALMVLAFTNMLGFCCTFLLPETKGRSLEEISGEDGGQDERYVTVKPPALVKEIARKKMRRG
- the LOC110637489 gene encoding plastid division protein PDV1 gives rise to the protein MSFFLEKLTAAQTKLSAHKIHWLSHMNWDMEIEEIEAVLEKIWDLHDKLSDAIHSISRTHFLNSVRKLRKSDKKKPCNDVVEENRSGFVFVKDFRVYDNDSAIQEAKSLNAIRTALENLEDQLEFFHTVQIQQRAERDAAIARLEQSRIVFAMRLTGHHGKKYKVIEEALAFVRDVDDASRFVSPENIYGASQCPSGEYLVGHEEKGSNIAIKVLISSFDFVRKSLKLDHMGGLLGNAALFAVSMIALLYLHPVAYKKHPYKQEELIYNNRNLRKAPQVERSSSSVKLDHLDVMMARG